From the Motacilla alba alba isolate MOTALB_02 chromosome Z, Motacilla_alba_V1.0_pri, whole genome shotgun sequence genome, one window contains:
- the HSPB3 gene encoding heat shock protein beta-3, whose translation MLSSACSKSERRHQVIDWSVGKTHGWEKLSLTLQFPNTAGVAADLSASAMAEAVIRHWVETPIRYQEQFVDQELEAHKLNHLLYALPGPATTAPSDRRCTTESTAGARKSGQEEENTHFRVLLDVVQFRPEDIIIQTFEGWLLIKAQHGPRMDEHGFISRSFTRQYKLPNGVENKDLSALFCHDGILVVEMKNSVEKN comes from the coding sequence ATGTTAAGCTCTGCCTGTTCTAAAAGTGAAAGGCGACATCAAGTGATAGACTGGTCTGTGGGTAAGACACACGGCTGGGAAAAGCTCAGTCTGACTCTGCAGTTTCCCAACACAGCAGGAGTAGCAGCTGATCTTTCTGCCTCAGCAATGGCAGAAGCTGTCATAAGACATTGGGTGGAAACTCCTATACGCTACCAGGAGCAGTTTGTTGATCAAGAGCTGGAAGCACACAAATTGAACCACCTTTTATATGCTTTGCCGGGCCCTGCCACCACTGCACCGAGCGACCGAAGGTGCACCACAGAAAGCACGGCTGGGGCCAGGAAGAGCggccaggaggaggaaaacacacACTTTCGGGTCTTGCTGGATGTTGTGCAGTTCCGCCCCGAAGATATCATTATCCAGACTTTCGAAGGCTGGCTCCTGATTAAAGCTCAGCACGGACCCAGGATGGATGAACACGGTTTCATATCCAGAAGCTTCACCAGACAATACAAATTACCCAACGGAGTGGAGAACAAAGACTTGTCTGCACTTTTCTGCCATGATGGCATTTTGGTTGTTGAAATGAAGAACTCAGTGGAAAAGAATTAG